One window of the Desulfofalx alkaliphila DSM 12257 genome contains the following:
- a CDS encoding helix-turn-helix domain-containing protein — protein sequence MDLGLKIKTVRTQQNISMNMLAKRADIAQSTLSRIESGQQMPTFDVLERIVSALGITLSDFFANNQEPEPLPPEVKQVCDKVKQLPLDKLKVLNAVLDSWD from the coding sequence ATGGATCTCGGCCTAAAAATTAAGACCGTACGTACTCAACAGAATATAAGCATGAACATGCTTGCCAAGCGTGCTGATATTGCTCAAAGTACATTAAGCCGCATTGAGTCTGGTCAACAGATGCCAACATTCGATGTTCTTGAGAGGATTGTTTCCGCCCTAGGCATCACCCTCTCTGACTTCTTCGCCAACAACCAGGAACCGGAACCACTGCCACCTGAAGTTAAGCAGGTGTGCGATAAAGTAAAGCAACTCCCGTTAGACAAATTAAAGGTACTTAATGCTGTGCTTGATTCTTGGGACTAA
- a CDS encoding helix-turn-helix domain-containing protein, protein MRLGEKIQKLRESKNWSQQHLEEVSKVTQSSISRIEKGILNNPGIETLRKIATALGVTISELLEEEPPNKAG, encoded by the coding sequence ATGAGGTTAGGTGAAAAAATCCAAAAATTGCGTGAATCTAAAAACTGGTCTCAGCAACATCTTGAAGAGGTTTCCAAGGTTACGCAGTCTTCAATATCACGTATTGAAAAAGGCATTTTAAACAATCCAGGAATTGAGACTTTACGTAAAATCGCAACCGCCTTGGGTGTAACCATATCAGAGTTACTAGAAGAAGAACCGCCCAATAAGGCGGGCTAA